Below is a window of Clostridium sp. JN-1 DNA.
ATTTTTACATTTATGTAAACTACAAAAATCATTTTTAACTTCAGCAAGCAGAGAACTATTTTCTATCAAGTCTAAACCAGTTAATGCAAGTGCTTGGGCTGCTCTAAGTATTCTTTCTTGAGCACAATAGGATATAGTTGCACTAGCAAATTCTTCTGATGAATATTTGATGGATTTACCATCACATATTGATATATATGGATGAATACATGGTACTATGCTGCTTACAGTTCCAAGGCTTAGGCTTGAATTAGTATTTTTAGGTTCGCCAATGGCTATTATTCCACTTTCTTTTAGATTATGACTGAATATTCTAGAAAGTGTTTTATTTGGCACAAATTCATCATAAGGCAGTTCGTGCATGCATACATCATATTTTATATCCATCAATTCTGACGTAGTTTGAACTAATTTTCGTATTTTCTTTTCTATTTCACAGCATTTAGTCATTTTGGGGGCTCTAATATAAAATTTTGATTCTGATTTATCAGGCATCAAATATGGAGAATCTCCTCCATTTATTATTACGCTGTCTATTAAAGCGTTTTCTCCAAATCCCTTTGCAAGTAAATTAATTGAATTAAAACTAAATAAACATGCATCAAGGGCATTGTAACTTGATTGATTTCTATATGAAAGACCACTTTTGCTTTTATATGTTATCTTTAATGGTAGAACAGCCATAGATGTTCCACTTGCTGCAGTTACTGTATCTGGATGAGCCATGAGTACAGCATCTATATCATCAAAGGTACCTTGTTTTGCCATAGTAATTTTAGCACTGCCTACAAATTCACCGGGACATCCAAGTACAATTACACTGCCGTGAATTTTAGGAATAACTTTCGAAACTGCAAGGGCAGCACCTATTGACATAGCTGATATTAAGTTATGACCAACTATGTGACCAAGTTTTTTTACTGCATCATATTCACATATATAGCAAACCTTAGGATGACCGGTACCAAATTGAGCATAAAAAGCAGTTGAAATACCAAGGTAATTGTCTTTTACTTCAAAATTATTGGATCTTAAAATGTTAGTTAAGTAATTGCAGGCTTTGTATTCATGAAAACTTTCTTCGGGATTATCGTAAAGATATTTTGATAAGGACAATATTTCATTTTTTATAGTATCTAAATATGAAATTATATTCTGTTTCATTTGGTTACCTCCAAATTATATGTAAACTTAATCTATTTTATTTATTATTAGCACAATTTTTTAGGTTTATACGTTCATAAAAATCCTAAAATTTATGTATAAATTTTTATATCATCTTTATTTATGTGGACAAAATAAGTTTTAGCATGTAATTGAATATTATATTAATTAGAGGCAATAATTTTAAATAATAAATTGTCATGGGAGGATTTAAATGAAAAAACAAAGATGTATAATATGTGGCAAGTCTATGAATGATGGTATAATTATATATAAGAGAAGAATATGCAAATGCTGTGAACAAAGACTTATTAATATGGATTGTCATACCGATTTTTATAGATACTATGTAAGTCGTATAAAGAAGAATTTGGTACCGGTTATTATAAGAGGAGAGGAATTAAAGTGTCAAAGTTACCACTTTTAGACGGAATTTTAAAGTATGTAGATGAGAACAATACATTGTTTTGTATGCCTGGGCATAAAGGAGGAAGAGGATTTTTAACTACGAGTATAGGGGAAAAGTTTATAAGAAACCTATCCAAAATCGATATTACTGAAGTGGATGGAGTAGATAATCTTCACAAACCAAATGGAATTATCAAAGATTCCCTAGAGGCACTAAGTAATTTTTACGGAAGTAAGAAGTCTTATTTTTTAGTCAATGGGAGTACATCAGGAAATTTTATAATGATATTTAGCAGTTTTAATGAAGGAGACAAGATACTCGTAGAAAGAAACTGTCATAGATCTATATTTAATGCTATAATCATGAGAAAATTAAGACCAATATATATAAAAAGTGTTATAGATGTAAGGTTGAATGCTCCTGCTTTTATAGACTTGGAGCATCTTTCAAAAGAAATAGATGAAAATAAGGATGCTAAAGGAATAATTATTACTTATCCAAATTACTATGGATTATGTTCTAACTTAGAATACATAATAAAAAAAGCAAAGAAGAACAATATGAAAGTATTAGTTGATTCTGCTCATGGGGCTCACTTTGGTGTACATGAAGGGTTACCCAAAAGTGCATTAAAATTGGGTGCTGATATGGTTGTAGTTAGCGCACATAAAACACTTCCAAGTTTTACGCAAACTGCATATTTACATATTAATAATTTAGAAGATATTCAAAAGGTTGATTTTTATACAAGTGCATTTTTGAGTACAAGCCCTTCTTATATGCTTATGTGTTCTATGGATTATGCTAGATTTTTTATGGAATCATATGGGCATGAGGCATATGATAAACTCTTAAATACATG
It encodes the following:
- a CDS encoding sigma factor G inhibitor Gin, translated to MKKQRCIICGKSMNDGIIIYKRRICKCCEQRLINMDCHTDFYRYYVSRIKKNLVPVIIRGEELKCQSYHF
- a CDS encoding M20 family peptidase, which translates into the protein MKQNIISYLDTIKNEILSLSKYLYDNPEESFHEYKACNYLTNILRSNNFEVKDNYLGISTAFYAQFGTGHPKVCYICEYDAVKKLGHIVGHNLISAMSIGAALAVSKVIPKIHGSVIVLGCPGEFVGSAKITMAKQGTFDDIDAVLMAHPDTVTAASGTSMAVLPLKITYKSKSGLSYRNQSSYNALDACLFSFNSINLLAKGFGENALIDSVIINGGDSPYLMPDKSESKFYIRAPKMTKCCEIEKKIRKLVQTTSELMDIKYDVCMHELPYDEFVPNKTLSRIFSHNLKESGIIAIGEPKNTNSSLSLGTVSSIVPCIHPYISICDGKSIKYSSEEFASATISYCAQERILRAAQALALTGLDLIENSSLLAEVKNDFCSLHKCKNSYVHL
- a CDS encoding aminotransferase class V-fold PLP-dependent enzyme; its protein translation is MSKLPLLDGILKYVDENNTLFCMPGHKGGRGFLTTSIGEKFIRNLSKIDITEVDGVDNLHKPNGIIKDSLEALSNFYGSKKSYFLVNGSTSGNFIMIFSSFNEGDKILVERNCHRSIFNAIIMRKLRPIYIKSVIDVRLNAPAFIDLEHLSKEIDENKDAKGIIITYPNYYGLCSNLEYIIKKAKKNNMKVLVDSAHGAHFGVHEGLPKSALKLGADMVVVSAHKTLPSFTQTAYLHINNLEDIQKVDFYTSAFLSTSPSYMLMCSMDYARFFMESYGHEAYDKLLNTCKYYRKKINTIGGITILGKEYFKDNSKFFYDMDETRYIINLKRNYSSYKLLNYLKKNNIQAEMNDSSNVILIFSPFNEEEDFCKLYEVLKKCSLEELKCDEFQVLTPHIPRLKFLPFEVLNVDKKVIDLSEALGEISAENIVPYPPGVPILNMGEIIDEKTINCINYYLSNNVEVLGLNDRKIKVVR